In the genome of Siniperca chuatsi isolate FFG_IHB_CAS linkage group LG17, ASM2008510v1, whole genome shotgun sequence, one region contains:
- the sp4 gene encoding transcription factor Sp4 isoform X2, translating to MSDSKKESGTEGGKASKKGKSSGSQDSSQPSPLALLAATCSKIGGQGGTEGAQAHVGAQQIQVQAGHIQLQAGQLQGQIVVDTAGGQALVPQQLELVPAQFTGNGWQIITTAPTMAKENTNQPVAVTVATTLANDSSPGGRKVKSVGGTNSVAANQQQQQFQIIQVQNLPNAGGGVQYQVIPHLQTADGQQIHISPAQTASIGALPEQVQLIQTQSPSQTQAILQPANQQAILTSTANQTVPLQIRPAQSFPLQLQTLQGSQTPVMTTVPINLGGMTLALPVINNVGGGGAVQLIQSADGTFSVANGNQLMTTAVSGATAATTSTGSTVAVAEGDSVSDGTQMVSVGSEGGPADTQVQSSEADSQIQNQANGLQNQSDTAGTIQQVIVGQVGHQLVQQIQLQPQAQNQGQAQGQQQPQHIQTLQLAPGQTLQPIQAFQNPAQVLIRTPTLSPSGQITWQTLQLPGGVSLQGGLGTAMPQQLTLAPVAGGTTVGSGGLVSLSGAPLTLSAAQINPGSGVQTVSIAGLGTAGVQMQGVPLTITGLQGQPQGQDGVKVQSSPVTVTVGNVASGSSMSPDQLGSVQSSSDQEGPPSKRLRRVACSCPNCRDGEGSGDPTKKKQHICHMEGCGKVYGKTSHLRAHLRWHTGERPFVCNWIFCGKRFTRSDELQRHRRTHTGEKRFECPECSKRFMRSDHLSKHIKTHQNKKGGAAVAIITTDDMEEDAPEGLGDSPQIVAVATLSRDSDPATPTTSNHLEEEEEEEEFE from the exons ATGAGTG ACTCGAAGAAGGAATCTGGAACTGAAGGAGGGAAAGCATCTAAAAAGGGGAAAAGTTCTGGATCACAG GATTCCTCTCAGCCCTCGCCGTTGGCTCTGCTAGCGGCCACCTGCAGTAAGATCGGAGGGCAGGGGGGAACGGAGGGGGCCCAGGCCCACGTGGGGGCCCAGCAGATCCAGGTCCAGGCTGGTCACATTCAGCTGCAGGCAGGTCAGCTCCAGGGTCAGATAGTGGTGGACACAGCTGGAGGTCAGGCCCTTGTGCCCCAGCAGCTGGAACTGGTCCCAGCTCAGTTCACAGGGAACGGCTGGCAGATCATTACAACAGCGCCTACTATGGCCAAAGAGAACACCAATCAGCCTGTTGCCGTGACGGTGGCCACCACCTTGGCTAATGACAGCTCACCTGGCGGACGCAAG GTGAAGTCAGTAGGTGGGACCAACAGCGTTGCAGCCaatcagcaacagcaacagttcCAGATCATCCAGGTTCAGAACCTGCCCAATGCCGGGGGCGGGGTCCAGTATCAGGTCATCCCACACCTGCAGACTGCAGATGGACAGCAGATCCATATCAGCCCAGCTCAGACAGCCTCCATCGGGGCTCTACCGGAGCAGGTCCAGCTCATCCAGACCCAGAGTCCAAGCCAGACCCAGGCTATCCTCCAGCCAGCCAACCAGCAGGCCATCCTGACAAGTACAGCCAATCAGACGGTCCCGCTGCAGATCCGCCCTGCGCAGTCTTTCCCACTACAGCTGCAGACTCTGCAGGGCTCCCAGACTCCTGTTATGACCACTGTACCCATAAACCTCGGTGGCATGACCCTGGCTTTGCCTGTGATAAATAATgttggagggggcggggctgtGCAGCTTATCCAATCAGCAGATGGCACATTCTCTGTTGCCAATGGCAACCAGCTGATGACAACAGCAGTGTCTGGGgcaactgctgcaacaacatCAACTGGCTCGACAGTGGCTGTAGCCGAAGGTGACAGCGTGTCTGATGGGACGCAAATGGTTTCTGTTGGATCAGAGGGTGGACCAGCTGACACCCAAGTGCAGAGCAGTGAGGCAGACTCTCAAATCCAGAACCAGGCCAACGGGCTGCAGAACCAGTCAGATACAGCAGGAACCATCCAGCAGGTGATCGTGGGCCAGGTGGGGCACCAGTTGGTGCAGCAGATCCAGTTGCAGCCCCAGGCTCAGAATCAAGGTCAGGCCCAGGGACAGCAGCAACCTCAGCACATTCAGACCCTCCAGCTGGCCCCAGGACAAACCCTGCAGCCCATCCAGGCCTTTCAGAACCCAGCCCAGGTCCTTATTCGTACCCCAACCCTGTCCCCCTCTGGGCAGATCACCTGGCAAACACTGCAGCTGCCCGGTGGAGTGTCCCTGCAGGGCGGCCTCGGGACAGCCATGCCGCAGCAGCTGACACTGGCCCCGGTGGCCGGTGGGACAACAGTGGGGAGTGGAGGGCTGGTCTCCCTGAGTGGAGCTCCTCTGACGCTGAGCGCAGCCCAGATCAACCCAGGGTCTGGGGTACAGACGGTCAGCATCGCAGGGCTGGGCACTGCAGGGGTTCAGATGCAGGGTGTTCCCCTCACCATTACTGGTCTACAGG GTCAACCACAGGGTCAGGATGGGGTCAAAGTTCAGTCCTCTCCCGTGACGGTCACTGTTGGCAACGTAGCATCAGGCTCATCAATGAGTCCAGACCAGCTAGGCTCCGTACAGAGTTCTTCGGACCAGGAGGGACCGCCCAGCAAGAGGCTTCGCCGTGTCGCTTGCTCTTGTCCGAACTGCAGGGATGGAGAGGGAAG CGGGGACCCCACAAAGAAGAAGCAGCACATCTGCCACATGGAGGGCTGTGGGAAGGTATACGGCAAGACATCCCACCTGAGGGCCCATCTGCGCTGGCACACCGGCGAGAGGCCGTTTGTCTGTAACTGGATCTTTTGTGGCAAGAGGTTCACCAGGAGCGACGAGCTGCAGAGACACCGGAGAACGCACACAG GAGAAAAGCGTTTTGAGTGTCCCGAGTGCTCCAAACGCTTCATGCGCAGTGACCACCTTTCCAAGCACATCAAGACCCACCAGAACAAGAAGGGTGGAGCTGCAGTGGCAATCATCACCACTGATGACATGGAGGAAGACGCCCCTGAAGGCCTTGGTGACTCCCCTCAGATTGTCGCTGTGGCGACCCTCTCGCGTGACTCTGACCCTGCTACACCCACCACCTCTAAtcacctggaggaggaggaggaagaggaggaattTGAATAG
- the LOC122863999 gene encoding lactose-binding lectin l-2-like, with protein MLLFLFLFGLALGAESPSGDHQVRLQRGNCPMFWYSFNGRCYKYVATHMTWADAELNCVSERANLVSIHSLKEENFVKSLIKNFDHAEGGTWIGLSDIQKEGGWMWSDGSAVNFVFWSAGQPDNTQRNEHCGQNNNDKDKKWNDGPCSSTLPSVCVSRITCP; from the coding sequence ATGCTCTTGTTCCTCTTCTTGTTCGGTCTGGCTCTGGGTGCAGAGTCTCCTTCAGGTGACCATCAAGTGCGGCTACAGCGTGGCAACTGTCCCATGTTCTGGTACAGCTTCAACGGCCGCTGCTACAAGTACGTCGCCACACATATGACCTGGGCTGATGCAGAGCTCAactgtgtgtcagagagagccAACCTGGTGTCTATCCACAGTCTGAAGGAAGAGAATTTCGTCAAATCCCTGATCAAGAACTTTGACCATGCTGAGGGAGGCACCTGGATCGGACTTAGTGATATCCAAAAGGAAGGAGGATGGATGTGGTCTGATGGGTCTGCAgtcaattttgtgttttggagTGCAGGACAGCCAGACAACACTCAAAGAAATGAACACTGTGGTCAAAACAACAATGATAAAGATAAGAAATGGAATGATGGTCCATGTTCTTCAACTCTTccctctgtttgtgtctctcgCATAACCTGTCCTTAG
- the sp4 gene encoding transcription factor Sp4 isoform X3 translates to MAKENTNQPVAVTVATTLANDSSPGGRKVKSVGGTNSVAANQQQQQFQIIQVQNLPNAGGGVQYQVIPHLQTADGQQIHISPAQTASIGALPEQVQLIQTQSPSQTQAILQPANQQAILTSTANQTVPLQIRPAQSFPLQLQTLQGSQTPVMTTVPINLGGMTLALPVINNVGGGGAVQLIQSADGTFSVANGNQLMTTAVSGATAATTSTGSTVAVAEGDSVSDGTQMVSVGSEGGPADTQVQSSEADSQIQNQANGLQNQSDTAGTIQQVIVGQVGHQLVQQIQLQPQAQNQGQAQGQQQPQHIQTLQLAPGQTLQPIQAFQNPAQVLIRTPTLSPSGQITWQTLQLPGGVSLQGGLGTAMPQQLTLAPVAGGTTVGSGGLVSLSGAPLTLSAAQINPGSGVQTVSIAGLGTAGVQMQGVPLTITGLQGQPQGQDGVKVQSSPVTVTVGNVASGSSMSPDQLGSVQSSSDQEGPPSKRLRRVACSCPNCRDGEGRNSGDPTKKKQHICHMEGCGKVYGKTSHLRAHLRWHTGERPFVCNWIFCGKRFTRSDELQRHRRTHTGEKRFECPECSKRFMRSDHLSKHIKTHQNKKGGAAVAIITTDDMEEDAPEGLGDSPQIVAVATLSRDSDPATPTTSNHLEEEEEEEEFE, encoded by the exons ATGGCCAAAGAGAACACCAATCAGCCTGTTGCCGTGACGGTGGCCACCACCTTGGCTAATGACAGCTCACCTGGCGGACGCAAG GTGAAGTCAGTAGGTGGGACCAACAGCGTTGCAGCCaatcagcaacagcaacagttcCAGATCATCCAGGTTCAGAACCTGCCCAATGCCGGGGGCGGGGTCCAGTATCAGGTCATCCCACACCTGCAGACTGCAGATGGACAGCAGATCCATATCAGCCCAGCTCAGACAGCCTCCATCGGGGCTCTACCGGAGCAGGTCCAGCTCATCCAGACCCAGAGTCCAAGCCAGACCCAGGCTATCCTCCAGCCAGCCAACCAGCAGGCCATCCTGACAAGTACAGCCAATCAGACGGTCCCGCTGCAGATCCGCCCTGCGCAGTCTTTCCCACTACAGCTGCAGACTCTGCAGGGCTCCCAGACTCCTGTTATGACCACTGTACCCATAAACCTCGGTGGCATGACCCTGGCTTTGCCTGTGATAAATAATgttggagggggcggggctgtGCAGCTTATCCAATCAGCAGATGGCACATTCTCTGTTGCCAATGGCAACCAGCTGATGACAACAGCAGTGTCTGGGgcaactgctgcaacaacatCAACTGGCTCGACAGTGGCTGTAGCCGAAGGTGACAGCGTGTCTGATGGGACGCAAATGGTTTCTGTTGGATCAGAGGGTGGACCAGCTGACACCCAAGTGCAGAGCAGTGAGGCAGACTCTCAAATCCAGAACCAGGCCAACGGGCTGCAGAACCAGTCAGATACAGCAGGAACCATCCAGCAGGTGATCGTGGGCCAGGTGGGGCACCAGTTGGTGCAGCAGATCCAGTTGCAGCCCCAGGCTCAGAATCAAGGTCAGGCCCAGGGACAGCAGCAACCTCAGCACATTCAGACCCTCCAGCTGGCCCCAGGACAAACCCTGCAGCCCATCCAGGCCTTTCAGAACCCAGCCCAGGTCCTTATTCGTACCCCAACCCTGTCCCCCTCTGGGCAGATCACCTGGCAAACACTGCAGCTGCCCGGTGGAGTGTCCCTGCAGGGCGGCCTCGGGACAGCCATGCCGCAGCAGCTGACACTGGCCCCGGTGGCCGGTGGGACAACAGTGGGGAGTGGAGGGCTGGTCTCCCTGAGTGGAGCTCCTCTGACGCTGAGCGCAGCCCAGATCAACCCAGGGTCTGGGGTACAGACGGTCAGCATCGCAGGGCTGGGCACTGCAGGGGTTCAGATGCAGGGTGTTCCCCTCACCATTACTGGTCTACAGG GTCAACCACAGGGTCAGGATGGGGTCAAAGTTCAGTCCTCTCCCGTGACGGTCACTGTTGGCAACGTAGCATCAGGCTCATCAATGAGTCCAGACCAGCTAGGCTCCGTACAGAGTTCTTCGGACCAGGAGGGACCGCCCAGCAAGAGGCTTCGCCGTGTCGCTTGCTCTTGTCCGAACTGCAGGGATGGAGAGGGAAG GAACAGCGGGGACCCCACAAAGAAGAAGCAGCACATCTGCCACATGGAGGGCTGTGGGAAGGTATACGGCAAGACATCCCACCTGAGGGCCCATCTGCGCTGGCACACCGGCGAGAGGCCGTTTGTCTGTAACTGGATCTTTTGTGGCAAGAGGTTCACCAGGAGCGACGAGCTGCAGAGACACCGGAGAACGCACACAG GAGAAAAGCGTTTTGAGTGTCCCGAGTGCTCCAAACGCTTCATGCGCAGTGACCACCTTTCCAAGCACATCAAGACCCACCAGAACAAGAAGGGTGGAGCTGCAGTGGCAATCATCACCACTGATGACATGGAGGAAGACGCCCCTGAAGGCCTTGGTGACTCCCCTCAGATTGTCGCTGTGGCGACCCTCTCGCGTGACTCTGACCCTGCTACACCCACCACCTCTAAtcacctggaggaggaggaggaagaggaggaattTGAATAG
- the sp4 gene encoding transcription factor Sp4 isoform X1, which translates to MSDSKKESGTEGGKASKKGKSSGSQDSSQPSPLALLAATCSKIGGQGGTEGAQAHVGAQQIQVQAGHIQLQAGQLQGQIVVDTAGGQALVPQQLELVPAQFTGNGWQIITTAPTMAKENTNQPVAVTVATTLANDSSPGGRKVKSVGGTNSVAANQQQQQFQIIQVQNLPNAGGGVQYQVIPHLQTADGQQIHISPAQTASIGALPEQVQLIQTQSPSQTQAILQPANQQAILTSTANQTVPLQIRPAQSFPLQLQTLQGSQTPVMTTVPINLGGMTLALPVINNVGGGGAVQLIQSADGTFSVANGNQLMTTAVSGATAATTSTGSTVAVAEGDSVSDGTQMVSVGSEGGPADTQVQSSEADSQIQNQANGLQNQSDTAGTIQQVIVGQVGHQLVQQIQLQPQAQNQGQAQGQQQPQHIQTLQLAPGQTLQPIQAFQNPAQVLIRTPTLSPSGQITWQTLQLPGGVSLQGGLGTAMPQQLTLAPVAGGTTVGSGGLVSLSGAPLTLSAAQINPGSGVQTVSIAGLGTAGVQMQGVPLTITGLQGQPQGQDGVKVQSSPVTVTVGNVASGSSMSPDQLGSVQSSSDQEGPPSKRLRRVACSCPNCRDGEGRNSGDPTKKKQHICHMEGCGKVYGKTSHLRAHLRWHTGERPFVCNWIFCGKRFTRSDELQRHRRTHTGEKRFECPECSKRFMRSDHLSKHIKTHQNKKGGAAVAIITTDDMEEDAPEGLGDSPQIVAVATLSRDSDPATPTTSNHLEEEEEEEEFE; encoded by the exons ATGAGTG ACTCGAAGAAGGAATCTGGAACTGAAGGAGGGAAAGCATCTAAAAAGGGGAAAAGTTCTGGATCACAG GATTCCTCTCAGCCCTCGCCGTTGGCTCTGCTAGCGGCCACCTGCAGTAAGATCGGAGGGCAGGGGGGAACGGAGGGGGCCCAGGCCCACGTGGGGGCCCAGCAGATCCAGGTCCAGGCTGGTCACATTCAGCTGCAGGCAGGTCAGCTCCAGGGTCAGATAGTGGTGGACACAGCTGGAGGTCAGGCCCTTGTGCCCCAGCAGCTGGAACTGGTCCCAGCTCAGTTCACAGGGAACGGCTGGCAGATCATTACAACAGCGCCTACTATGGCCAAAGAGAACACCAATCAGCCTGTTGCCGTGACGGTGGCCACCACCTTGGCTAATGACAGCTCACCTGGCGGACGCAAG GTGAAGTCAGTAGGTGGGACCAACAGCGTTGCAGCCaatcagcaacagcaacagttcCAGATCATCCAGGTTCAGAACCTGCCCAATGCCGGGGGCGGGGTCCAGTATCAGGTCATCCCACACCTGCAGACTGCAGATGGACAGCAGATCCATATCAGCCCAGCTCAGACAGCCTCCATCGGGGCTCTACCGGAGCAGGTCCAGCTCATCCAGACCCAGAGTCCAAGCCAGACCCAGGCTATCCTCCAGCCAGCCAACCAGCAGGCCATCCTGACAAGTACAGCCAATCAGACGGTCCCGCTGCAGATCCGCCCTGCGCAGTCTTTCCCACTACAGCTGCAGACTCTGCAGGGCTCCCAGACTCCTGTTATGACCACTGTACCCATAAACCTCGGTGGCATGACCCTGGCTTTGCCTGTGATAAATAATgttggagggggcggggctgtGCAGCTTATCCAATCAGCAGATGGCACATTCTCTGTTGCCAATGGCAACCAGCTGATGACAACAGCAGTGTCTGGGgcaactgctgcaacaacatCAACTGGCTCGACAGTGGCTGTAGCCGAAGGTGACAGCGTGTCTGATGGGACGCAAATGGTTTCTGTTGGATCAGAGGGTGGACCAGCTGACACCCAAGTGCAGAGCAGTGAGGCAGACTCTCAAATCCAGAACCAGGCCAACGGGCTGCAGAACCAGTCAGATACAGCAGGAACCATCCAGCAGGTGATCGTGGGCCAGGTGGGGCACCAGTTGGTGCAGCAGATCCAGTTGCAGCCCCAGGCTCAGAATCAAGGTCAGGCCCAGGGACAGCAGCAACCTCAGCACATTCAGACCCTCCAGCTGGCCCCAGGACAAACCCTGCAGCCCATCCAGGCCTTTCAGAACCCAGCCCAGGTCCTTATTCGTACCCCAACCCTGTCCCCCTCTGGGCAGATCACCTGGCAAACACTGCAGCTGCCCGGTGGAGTGTCCCTGCAGGGCGGCCTCGGGACAGCCATGCCGCAGCAGCTGACACTGGCCCCGGTGGCCGGTGGGACAACAGTGGGGAGTGGAGGGCTGGTCTCCCTGAGTGGAGCTCCTCTGACGCTGAGCGCAGCCCAGATCAACCCAGGGTCTGGGGTACAGACGGTCAGCATCGCAGGGCTGGGCACTGCAGGGGTTCAGATGCAGGGTGTTCCCCTCACCATTACTGGTCTACAGG GTCAACCACAGGGTCAGGATGGGGTCAAAGTTCAGTCCTCTCCCGTGACGGTCACTGTTGGCAACGTAGCATCAGGCTCATCAATGAGTCCAGACCAGCTAGGCTCCGTACAGAGTTCTTCGGACCAGGAGGGACCGCCCAGCAAGAGGCTTCGCCGTGTCGCTTGCTCTTGTCCGAACTGCAGGGATGGAGAGGGAAG GAACAGCGGGGACCCCACAAAGAAGAAGCAGCACATCTGCCACATGGAGGGCTGTGGGAAGGTATACGGCAAGACATCCCACCTGAGGGCCCATCTGCGCTGGCACACCGGCGAGAGGCCGTTTGTCTGTAACTGGATCTTTTGTGGCAAGAGGTTCACCAGGAGCGACGAGCTGCAGAGACACCGGAGAACGCACACAG GAGAAAAGCGTTTTGAGTGTCCCGAGTGCTCCAAACGCTTCATGCGCAGTGACCACCTTTCCAAGCACATCAAGACCCACCAGAACAAGAAGGGTGGAGCTGCAGTGGCAATCATCACCACTGATGACATGGAGGAAGACGCCCCTGAAGGCCTTGGTGACTCCCCTCAGATTGTCGCTGTGGCGACCCTCTCGCGTGACTCTGACCCTGCTACACCCACCACCTCTAAtcacctggaggaggaggaggaagaggaggaattTGAATAG
- the LOC122863998 gene encoding lactose-binding lectin l-2-like, with translation MLLFLFLFGLALGAESPSGDHQVRLQRGNCPMFWYSFNGRCYKYVATHMTWADAELHCVSERANLVSIHSLEEQNFVKFLIKNFDPAQGFTWIGLSDIHKEGRWMWSDGSAVNFVFWNVREPNNSGGNEHCGHTNLDIDLKWNDLRCSQTVAFVCASRTAFP, from the coding sequence ATGCTCTTGTTCCTCTTCTTGTTCGGTCTGGCTCTGGGTGCAGAGTCTCCTTCAGGTGACCATCAAGTGCGGCTACAGCGTGGCAACTGTCCCATGTTCTGGTACAGCTTCAACGGCCGCTGCTACAAGTACGTCGCTACACATATGACCTGGGCTGATGCAGAGCTCcactgtgtgtcagagagagccAACCTGGTGTCTATCCACAGTCTGGAGGAACAGAATTTCGTCAAATTCCTGATCAAGAACTTTGACCCTGCCCAGGGATTTACCTGGATTGGACTTAGTGATATCCACAAAGAAGGCAGATGGATGTGGTCTGATGGGTCTGCAGTGAACTTTGTGTTTTGGAACGTCAGAGAGCCAAACAACAGTGGAGGAAATGAACACTGTGGACACACAAACCTTGACATTGATTTGAAGTGGAATGACCTTCGATGTTCTCAGACAGTCGCTTTTGTTTGTGCATCACGCACAGCTTTTCCTTAG
- the cdca7b gene encoding cell division cycle-associated 7-like protein: protein MTLTSKAPCFKSKFITAELAHLFSQSDSEEEFEGFSGDEEEEHRGCFNKRLKTKMVDVEEDSDVDTGFYSDGEEPPPPKRKSLLVALRFPVKRLSTPKLQEKNVKKTVKETPPSQRGRGRQRMKQQQDEEEEEDKEEVLSQSLRKRDKNIKENKAMLAKLFADLSTMADLTLPTTPQKKKRATEKAMPRKRKFEPEMGSERRNPSRKARPPENFAVEEKSEPLTHRSPRTVDIRRLVEVDDEHVGKGRKKRKSHISRRSQYEVKSVDEITKEDLDNIAYRSKDKIWDKENGSSCHQCRQKTLDTKTVCRSGFCVGAKGQFCGPCLKNRYGEDVRAVLLDPTWSCPICREMCNCSLCRKKEGRCATGILVGLARYNGHNNVHEYLESIQKELQ from the exons ATGACCCTCACATCAAAG GCTCCATGTTTCAAATCCAAGTTTATCACTGCGGAGCTGGCTCATCTGTTCAGCCAGTCAGACAGTGAGGAGGAGTTTGAAGGTTTCAGCGgggatgaggaagaagagcacAGAGGATGTTTTAACAAACGGCTAAAGACCAAG ATGGTGGATGTAGAGGAGGACAGCGACGTGGACACAGGCTTCTACTCTGATGGCGAGGAGCCCCCCCCACCAAAGAGGAAGAGTCTTTTAGTAGccctgag GTTTCCAGTCAAAAGACTGTCTACCCCCAAACTGCaagagaaaaatgtcaaaaagacaGTTAAAGAAACTCCTCCTTCACAAAGAGGCAGAGGACGGCAGAgaatgaagcagcagcaggatgaggaggaggaggaagacaaagaggaagTCTTGTCTCAGAGCCTAAGGAAACGAGACAAGAACATCAAGGAAAACAAGGCCATG CTGGCTAAGCTGTTTGCTGATCTGAGCACCATGGCTGACCTGACTCTGCCCACCACCCCTCAA aagaagaagcggGCGACAGAGAAAGCAATGCCACGAAAACGCAAGTTTGAACCAGAGATGGGGTCAGAAAGGAGGAACCCGTCCCGTAAGGCTCGTCCTCCTGAGAACTTTGCGGTGGAGGAAAAGAGCGAGCCGCTCACCCACAGAAGCCCCAGGACTGTAGACATCAGGAGACTGGTGGAG GTGGATGATGAACATGTTGGTAAGGGAcggaaaaagaggaagagccACATTTCCAGGAGGAGCCAGTATGAGGTGAAGTCAGTCGATGAGATCACCAAAGAAGACCTGGACAACATAGCGTACCGCAGCAAAGACAAGATCTGGGACAAGGAGAAT GGCAGCTCGTGTCACCAGTGCAGACAGAAGACTCTGGACACCAAGACAGTGTGTCGCAGTGGTTTCTGTGTGGGGGCCAAAGGTCAATTCTGTGGGCCGTGCCTTAAGAACCGCTACGGAGAAGACGTACGCGCTGTGCTGCTTGACCCG ACATGGTCGTGTCCCATCTGCAGAGAGATGTGTAACTGCAGTCTGTGTCGTAAGAAGGAGGGCCGCTGTGCTACTGGCATCCTGGTGGGATTGGCCCGCTACAACGGCCACAACAACGTCCATGAGTATCTGGAGAG CATTCAGAAAGAGCTGCAGTAA
- the LOC122863996 gene encoding lactose-binding lectin l-2-like, giving the protein MLLFLFLFGLALGAESPSGDHQVQLQRDNCPMFWYSFNGRCYKYVATRMTWADAELHCVSDGANLVSIHSLKEENFVKSLIKNFDHAQGDTWIGLSDIQKEGGWMWSDGSAVNFVYWNVREPNNSGGNEHCGHTNFGTDLKWNDLPCSQTFAFVCASRTACP; this is encoded by the coding sequence ATGCTCTTGTTCCTCTTCTTGTTCGGTCTGGCTCTGGGTGCAGAGTCTCCTTCAGGTGACCATCAAGTGCAGCTACAGCGTGACAACTGTCCCATGTTCTGGTACAGCTTCAACGGCCGCTGCTATAAGTACGTCGCCACACGAATGACCTGGGCTGATGCAGAGCTCCACTGTGTGTCAGACGGAGCCAACCTGGTGTCTATCCACAGTCTGAAGGAAGAGAATTTCGTCAAATCCCTAATCAAGAACTTTGACCACGCTCAGGGAGACACTTGGATCGGACTTAGTGATATCCAAAAGGAAGGAGGATGGATGTGGTCTGATGGGTCTGCAGTGAACTTTGTGTATTGGAACGTAAGAGAGCCAAACAACAGTGGAGGAAATGAACACTGTGGACACACAAACTTTGGCACtgatttgaaatggaatgaCCTTCCATGTTCTCAGACTTTCGCTTTCGTTTGTGCATCTCGCACAGCTTGTCCATAG